In a single window of the Paenibacillus sp. MMS20-IR301 genome:
- a CDS encoding DedA family protein has translation MHFLSDLVSTLLEWIQSLGYFGIMIGLMIEVIPSEIVLAYGGYLVSLGDINFFGAVLFGTVGGVVAQIFVYWIGRYGGRPVLEKYGKYIFISKKHIDHSEEWFEKYGTGVIFTARFIPVVRHAISVPAGISRMPLGKFTMLTTLAVIPWSVLFVYLGYTLGDKWETIDEVAAKYTHEIILAALAVIVLYFLFKWYKSKKKGSAV, from the coding sequence TTGCATTTTTTATCTGATCTGGTTTCAACTTTGCTGGAATGGATTCAGAGCCTGGGCTATTTCGGTATTATGATCGGTCTGATGATTGAAGTTATACCAAGTGAGATTGTGCTGGCTTACGGAGGTTACCTGGTATCACTAGGGGATATTAACTTCTTCGGCGCGGTTCTGTTTGGCACGGTAGGCGGGGTGGTCGCCCAGATTTTTGTATACTGGATCGGCCGTTATGGCGGCAGACCTGTGCTGGAGAAGTACGGCAAATATATTTTCATCTCCAAAAAACATATTGACCATTCCGAGGAATGGTTCGAGAAGTACGGAACCGGCGTTATCTTTACGGCCCGCTTCATTCCGGTTGTCCGCCATGCCATCTCGGTTCCGGCCGGTATTTCCCGCATGCCGCTTGGCAAGTTCACCATGCTGACTACGCTTGCAGTAATTCCATGGAGTGTATTGTTTGTATATCTGGGTTATACGCTCGGTGATAAGTGGGAGACTATTGATGAGGTCGCAGCCAAGTATACACATGAAATTATTCTTGCCGCCCTTGCGGTGATTGTTTTGTATTTCCTGTTCAAGTGGTACAAATCCAAGAAGAAGGGTAGTGCAGTATGA
- a CDS encoding thioredoxin family protein — MKQNVAAKFGQGLTPRQFVEGMTKNQQAFESWYEKFAWEDKDDREFFESLNHRDDLRVLILAADWCGDVVRNVPVIFRILETAGIKTEVLILEENQDVMDHFLTMGGRSVPVVIFADTGGYVLGHWGPRPEHVQSLMRAFKSENPDREAADYESKITEVRKAMGQAYGEGTESHAVIAKELRSLISGF; from the coding sequence ATGAAGCAGAATGTAGCAGCCAAATTCGGTCAGGGCCTGACTCCGCGCCAGTTTGTGGAAGGAATGACGAAGAACCAGCAGGCTTTTGAATCCTGGTATGAGAAATTTGCCTGGGAGGACAAGGATGACCGTGAATTTTTCGAGAGTCTGAATCACCGTGATGATCTGCGTGTACTGATTCTGGCCGCCGACTGGTGCGGTGATGTGGTCCGTAATGTCCCTGTTATATTCCGGATTCTGGAAACCGCAGGCATCAAGACCGAAGTTCTGATTCTGGAAGAAAACCAGGATGTTATGGATCATTTCCTGACGATGGGCGGACGGTCGGTGCCGGTGGTTATTTTTGCAGATACCGGCGGTTATGTACTGGGACACTGGGGACCCCGCCCTGAACATGTACAATCACTGATGAGAGCATTTAAAAGTGAGAATCCGGACCGTGAGGCGGCGGATTACGAGAGCAAAATTACCGAAGTACGCAAAGCGATGGGGCAGGCTTACGGAGAAGGAACGGAATCACACGCGGTTATCGCCAAAGAGCTGCGCAGTCTGATCTCCGGATTCTAA
- a CDS encoding MBL fold metallo-hydrolase, protein MLNIRSYNLGALQTNAYLLTGADPARGVIIDPGANPAALLRATEGMEIEAVLLTHAHFDHIAGLDEVRKARKCPVYIHPLESEWLGSPKLNGSLMWPETTPPVSTDPAEYDLAEGQVLKLLGLTFRVLHTPGHSPGSVSFLCGNDLFSGDVLFKTGVGRTDLPGGRERDLFDSIRGKLYRLDEEVKVYPGHGPRTSIGFEKLNNPYVPM, encoded by the coding sequence ATGCTGAATATAAGATCCTATAATCTCGGGGCGCTTCAGACCAACGCCTATCTTTTGACAGGCGCAGACCCGGCGCGGGGTGTAATTATCGATCCGGGCGCTAATCCGGCAGCTCTCCTCCGCGCAACTGAAGGAATGGAAATTGAGGCAGTATTGCTGACGCATGCCCATTTTGATCATATCGCCGGACTGGACGAGGTCCGTAAGGCCAGAAAGTGCCCTGTATATATCCATCCTCTGGAGAGCGAATGGCTGGGCAGCCCGAAGCTGAACGGTTCGCTGATGTGGCCGGAAACGACCCCTCCGGTGAGCACGGATCCGGCAGAGTATGATCTGGCGGAGGGCCAGGTGCTGAAGCTGCTGGGCTTAACCTTCCGGGTGCTGCATACGCCGGGGCATTCACCGGGCAGTGTCAGCTTCCTGTGCGGCAATGATCTCTTTTCCGGTGATGTATTGTTCAAAACGGGAGTGGGCCGCACCGATCTTCCCGGCGGCAGGGAACGTGATCTGTTCGATTCGATCCGCGGTAAGCTGTACCGGCTGGATGAAGAAGTGAAGGTATATCCCGGACATGGTCCGCGTACCTCCATCGGATTCGAGAAGCTTAACAACCCTTATGTCCCCATGTAA
- the sigY gene encoding RNA polymerase sigma factor SigY produces the protein MGDGMLEKISRAQQGDAAALAALLQEHYSFLYKYLIKATMDPSLAEELAQDTMVRCMEKIGTYNGASAFSSWLITIASRLYIDRKRRWKREAKWQEEQGVRSIRWRFESRDMEWSEVLDALSRLSAAQRMAVLLKHYYGYGYDEIGGMLQIPSGTVKSRVAAGLNQLRRELDENEV, from the coding sequence ATGGGCGACGGGATGCTGGAGAAGATCAGCCGTGCGCAGCAGGGGGATGCTGCGGCGCTGGCTGCACTGCTGCAGGAGCATTACTCCTTTCTGTACAAATATCTGATTAAAGCCACCATGGATCCTTCGCTTGCTGAGGAGCTGGCTCAGGATACCATGGTCAGATGTATGGAGAAGATCGGGACGTATAACGGAGCCTCTGCCTTCTCTTCATGGCTGATTACGATTGCCAGCCGGCTGTATATTGACCGGAAGCGGCGGTGGAAGCGTGAGGCAAAGTGGCAGGAGGAGCAAGGGGTACGAAGTATCCGCTGGAGGTTCGAGAGCAGGGATATGGAATGGAGCGAGGTGCTGGACGCCTTATCCAGGCTGTCCGCTGCCCAGAGAATGGCTGTGCTGCTGAAGCATTATTACGGGTATGGCTATGATGAGATCGGGGGAATGCTGCAGATTCCCTCCGGTACGGTCAAGTCAAGGGTAGCCGCCGGACTGAATCAACTGCGAAGGGAGCTGGATGAGAATGAAGTTTAA
- a CDS encoding YxlC family protein — protein MKFNSEEELLGRLSAELENLDKQYADAAPPSLPELEQLIAAETARRSSRQRKDLLIFCIVALIVLSIVLAILSSAPVLYLGLQVLIPLAAVCSLWIARIRLRREEYEE, from the coding sequence ATGAAGTTTAACAGTGAGGAAGAACTGCTCGGCAGGCTGTCTGCGGAGCTTGAGAATCTGGATAAGCAATATGCGGACGCCGCCCCGCCCTCATTGCCTGAGCTTGAGCAGCTCATTGCTGCAGAGACAGCCCGCCGGAGCAGCAGGCAGCGGAAAGATCTGCTGATATTCTGCATAGTGGCACTAATCGTGCTCAGTATAGTACTGGCCATTCTCAGCTCTGCTCCGGTGCTTTATTTGGGGCTGCAGGTGCTGATCCCGCTGGCTGCGGTTTGCAGCCTGTGGATAGCACGGATCAGGCTGCGGCGGGAGGAGTACGAAGAGTGA
- a CDS encoding PLD nuclease N-terminal domain-containing protein has protein sequence MDKVNLGLIWPLIALQVLLAAVGLISLAKAERVRGPKWMWVLFLIFGNLLGSIAYFTLGRKEP, from the coding sequence ATGGATAAAGTGAACTTAGGATTGATCTGGCCGCTGATTGCACTGCAGGTCCTGCTCGCAGCCGTAGGTCTGATCTCACTGGCGAAGGCAGAACGGGTGCGCGGGCCGAAATGGATGTGGGTGCTGTTTTTGATTTTCGGTAATCTGCTCGGCAGCATAGCTTATTTCACACTCGGAAGGAAGGAGCCCTAA
- a CDS encoding ABC transporter ATP-binding protein, producing MPLLEVDNLRKSFGGQLSVDGISFGIEAGRCVALLGPNGAGKTTTLRMLAGLLLQSGGSITFSGYPPGTDYRRELGYLPQSPAFYSWMSGLEYTVFAAKLSGMNAREAALEAGEVLERVGLSAAARRRIGGYSGGMKQRLGLAQALVHRPRLLLLDEPVSALDPIGRREVMELLRDIRKDTTVVFSTHVLHDAEEICDDVILMNQGAIAVQGTLARLRTEYSLPVIRLTTAKEEKAIRWLEELKHKSFIEEASVSDGKAVFNVSDVELARRTILQEAAGLDIPLLQFEAGSSTLEDLFMKVVGA from the coding sequence ATGCCGCTGCTTGAGGTTGATAATCTGCGTAAGAGCTTCGGCGGGCAGCTTTCGGTGGACGGCATCAGCTTCGGGATTGAAGCCGGGCGCTGCGTTGCCCTGCTGGGGCCAAACGGAGCGGGCAAGACGACAACGCTGCGCATGCTCGCCGGACTGCTGCTGCAGTCCGGCGGCAGTATCACCTTCAGCGGCTATCCTCCCGGCACCGATTACCGCCGTGAGCTGGGTTATCTGCCGCAGTCTCCGGCTTTTTACAGCTGGATGAGCGGACTGGAATATACTGTATTCGCCGCCAAACTGAGCGGGATGAATGCCAGGGAGGCAGCGCTGGAAGCAGGTGAGGTGTTGGAACGGGTAGGGTTAAGTGCGGCGGCCCGGCGGCGGATCGGCGGTTATTCCGGCGGGATGAAGCAGCGCCTTGGGCTAGCCCAGGCTCTGGTCCACCGTCCCCGGCTGTTATTGCTTGATGAACCCGTCTCCGCGCTTGATCCGATCGGACGCCGGGAAGTAATGGAGTTGCTGCGTGATATCCGCAAGGACACCACAGTAGTATTCTCAACCCACGTACTCCACGATGCTGAAGAGATTTGTGATGATGTCATACTAATGAATCAGGGAGCCATTGCTGTCCAAGGAACCTTGGCGCGGCTCCGTACAGAATACAGTCTTCCGGTTATCAGATTGACTACGGCCAAGGAAGAGAAGGCAATCCGTTGGCTGGAGGAGCTTAAGCATAAGTCTTTTATTGAGGAAGCCAGTGTGTCGGACGGCAAGGCAGTCTTTAATGTGAGTGATGTTGAGCTCGCACGCCGGACGATTCTGCAGGAAGCAGCCGGGCTTGATATTCCGCTGCTGCAATTTGAAGCGGGCTCATCCACACTGGAGGATCTGTTCATGAAAGTGGTGGGAGCATGA